Proteins encoded together in one Anopheles darlingi chromosome 3, idAnoDarlMG_H_01, whole genome shotgun sequence window:
- the LOC125957055 gene encoding uncharacterized protein LOC125957055, translating into MRTETTEKPREKLTKQSRRGKHKDAHKVKFRASRRTDDLLVARVLSTDLGIDKKKTVLLDHNMHLNNNESRKVQSSSDHNEHNYLKILDQGANISVDYGEIELPEWYDDAKYRRGQALFKRNFFAMFVGKLCGLLAIITVPSILRVLVHTNQSSEPRTAYQRYLSTIYHTLEWYYEDMKPNSRAWKSVTFVRKTHAGVSRHASSVDSKMIISQRDMAITQFGFIGCTIINYRMLGIQCDQKDMDAFVHFWRVIGHMMGIEERFNACTDCFETTEQRMQVIAKEILRPALLHHTEQFVHMGKALIDGLWCFNPFIEFDSFLYMTMRLINVPGYHYLDTDTVFVGDDLESSKVRRYEHFNYYARFVLFVMTYLHSFLLQISIIRWYFNSQMILARFIITYFPFLAFFKFGIRDSYVRILK; encoded by the exons ATGAGGACAGAGACGACAGAGAAGCCACGGGAGAAGCTAACGAAG CAATCTCGTCGCGGTAAACACAAAGATGCCCACAAAGTTAAATTTCGCGCGTCGCGGAGAACGGACGATTTGTTAGTAGCGCGTGTGTTATCCACAGATTTgggaattgataaaaaaaaaacagtgctATTAGACCACAATATGCATCTAAATAACAACGAAAGCAGAAAAG TTCAAAGTTCAAGTGATCATAACGAACATAACTACCTGAAAATCCTCGATCAAGGTGCTAATATATCGGTCGATTATGGTGAGATTGAACTTCCAGAGTGGTATGATGATGCAAAATATCGAAG AGGTCAAGCGCTGTTCAAGCGCAACTTCTTCGCGATGTTCGTGGGGAAGCTGTGCGGATTACTGGCGATCATAACGGTTCCCTCGATATTGCGTGTGTTGGTGCACACAAACCAATCTTCGGAACCGCGAACCGCTTATCAACGCTATTTAAGCACCATTTACCACACGCTCGAATGGTACTACGAGGATATGAAACCCAACTCCAG GGCATGGAAGTCGGTCACCTTTGTTAGAAAAACGCATGCTGGCGTCAGCAGACATGCATCCAGCGTTGATTCCAAAATGATCATCTCACAGCGAGATATGGCAATCACACAGTTTGGCTTTATAGG ATGTACCATAATCAATTATCGTATGCTCGGCATACAATGTGACCAAAAGGATATGGATGCTTTCGTGCACTTTTGGCGCGTTATAGGACACATGATGGGAATCGAGGAACG ATTTAATGCTTGTACCGACTGTTTTGAGACAACTGAACAACGTATGCAGGTGATCGCCAAAGAGATATTACGACCAGCCCTGCTACATCACACGGAACAGTTTGTGCACATGGGCAAAGCACTGATCGATGGTCTCTGGTGCTTTAACCCATTCATCGAGTTCGACAGCTTCCTGTATATGACCATGCGTCTTATCAATGTTCCCGGTTACCACTACTTGGACACAGATACCGTGTTTGTGGGGGATGACCTAGAATCGAGCAAAGTCCGTCGTTACGAACATTTTAATTACTATGCGCGTTTTGTCCTGTTCGTTATGACGTATTTACACTCGTTTTTACTGCAAATAAGCATCATCAGGTGGTATTTTAATTCTCAAATGATTCTAGCCCGATTTATAATCACTTACTTTCCATTCCTCGCGTTTTTCAAGTTTGGCATACGTGACTCATACGTACGCATTCTGAAATAA
- the LOC125957072 gene encoding intraflagellar transport protein 46 homolog produces the protein MDMYDEMYEIKNGREIDDSPPPDLDVSGSLQFVNQEDDEEVDDDEEQLGDRLQRKVGIDGTSDSTQKRELRKNDSLTDSSGSVSEDDKEPTKKLVEEKEFNPKLYENIDAPAEVKDLFQYIPRYTPQRIAIDYKLKIFIPDFIPAVGDIDAFLKVFSPSPVNEKNIKKLNTHIQNLGLMILDEPCGDQSDSVLLQMKLRSIFTKPIETPSAIVRSSRDIDRWITEIQALRTSQSVQGAASAQKQPNINIDNLMSEWPEEVERTLDTVGFPPANLDCSLTEYIKIICNIFDIPLPSDESQADYIYALYNLFNLFLAIKQQQQ, from the exons ATGGACATGTACGACGAGATGTACGAGATTAAAAATGGTCGTGAAATCGACGATAGTCCACCACCCGATTTAGACGTGTCCGGTTCACTGCAGTTCGTTAATcaggaggatgatgaagaagtcgatgatgatgaagagcagCTGGGGGACAGACTTCAACGGAAGGTAGGCATTGACGGGACAAGTG ATTCTACACAAAAACGAGAATTGCGCAAAAACGATTCCCTGACCGACAGCAGTGGTAGTGTGTCGGAAGATGACAAGGAACCGACCAAAAAGCTGGTCGAAGAGAAAGAATTCAATCCGAAGCTGTACGAAAACATCGATGCTCCGGCAGAAGTGAAGGATTTGTTTCAATACATTCCACGCTACACGCCCCAGAGGATTGCGATCGATTACAAGCTGAAGATATTCATACCTGATTTCATCCCTGCGGTGGGAGATATTGATGCCTTCCTGAAGGTGTTTTCACCCAGCCCCGTGAATGAGAAGAATATCAAGAAGCTCAACACGCACATTCAGAATCTGGGGCTTATG ATTCTAGATGAACCATGCGGTGATCAGAGTGATAGCGTCTTGCTGCAGATGAAGTTAAGATCGATTTTTACCAAACCCATTGAGACGCCCTCGGCGATCGTACGCAGCTCCCGAGATATTGATCGATGGATCACGGAAATTCAGGCGTTACGGACCAGTCAATCGGTGCAAGGGGCAGCCAGTGCACAGAAGCAGCCCAACATTAATATCGACAACCTGATGTCCGAGTGGCCAGAGGAGGTAGAGCGGACGTTGGACACCGTGGGTTTTCCGCCTGCGAACCTGGACTGCAGTTTAACGGAGtacattaaaataatttgcaATATTTTCGATATACCACTGCCGAGTGATGAAAGCCAAGCCGATTACATCTATGCGTTGTACAATTTGTTTAATCTCTTTCTCGCCatcaaacaacagcagcaatag
- the LOC125957052 gene encoding cell division control protein 6 homolog, with product MQRRTRQSLRLSIANDKENETQQSSLSTSAPRKRRSTLAIPKVGDDHETPKKVSRRSRISQLPLVASEESEASVASAPEVTASEDEESEAQEVVGKLPEREKEYDELVKFVDNVIETGGSGSLYISGPPGTGKTATLQRILNHRAYAGKLKPVYINCTSIKSVGSIYKKISEELGLKVTGGTEKQYQSAIEAYLQRKHKTIMLVLDEIDQLSSSKQTILYSIFEWPSRPTARLILVGIANALDLTDRLLVRLQTRCELKPHLIQFLPYTKAQIIVILKSYLQTNDIMDRFPEPALALLAAKVAATSGDIRRALFITRRLVEGMKKEERAKGGGVVCSVSISQVLSMLNQVYGGSQAINHDLDEGLPLQQKLLICSLMLILKHAKNKDITVGRLHDVYKTICGKRNIQTVDQSEFINLCSLVETRGIVRLQGKKEPRMHRVCLQWDAEEINTALNDKQLIASIINDVSCLGK from the exons ATGCAACGCCGAACTCGCCAAAGTTTACGATTATCCATCGCTAACGACAAGGAAAACGAGACTCAGCAATCATCGCTATCCACAAGCGCCCCGAGAAAGCGAAGATCGACCCTAGCAATCCCGAAAGTTGGCGATGATCACGAGACTCCCAAAAAGGTGTCCCGCAGAAGCAGAATCTCGCAGCTGCCGCTTGTTGCTAGTGAGGAAAGTGAAGCGTCGGTGGCCTCTGCTCCGGAAGTAACGGCCTCGGAGGACGAGGAAAGTGAAGCGCAAGAGGTAGTGGGAAAACTGCCGGAACGCGAGAAAGAATACGATGAGCTGGTAAAGTTTGTCGATAATGTGATCGAAACCGGAGGATCCGGCAGCTTGTATATAAG CGGACCTCCTGGAACGGGGAAAACGGCCACACTGCAGAGAATTCTGAACCACCGAGCATACGCCGGTAAGCTTAAGCCGGTTTACATTAACTGCACTTCGATCAAAAGCGTTGGAAGCATCTATAAAAAGATTTCCGAGGAGCTGGGACTGAAGGTAACCGGGGGAACGGAAAAGCAGTACCAGAGTGCCATCGAGGCGTACCTTCAGCGAAAGCATAAAACCAttatgctggtgctggacgaGATTGATCAGctttccagcagcaagcagacGATCCTGTACAGCATTTTCGAGTGGCCATCTAGACCGACGGCGCGACTGATTCTCGTCGGCATTGCCAACGCGCTAGATCTAACCGATCGTCTGCTCGTGCGGTTGCAGACTCGCTGCGAGTTGAAACCACATCTTATCCAGTTTTTACCCTACACCAAAGCCCAGATCATCGTCATACTTAAATCGTATCTGCAGACAAATGACATAATGGATCGATTCCCCGAGCCAGCCCTGGCGCTGCTGGCGGCAAAGGTAGCGGCAACCTCGGGAGACATCCGCCGAGCTCTCTTCATAACCCGTCGGCTGGTGGAGGGAATGAAGAAAGAGGAACGCGCGAAGGGTGGAGGTGTCGTGTGTAGTGTTAGCATCTCCCAAGTCCTGTCCATGCTGAACCAAGTGTACGGTGGATCGCAAGCGATTAACCACGATCTCGACGAAGGCTTGCCGCTACAGCAGAAGCTGCTCATCTGCTCGCTAATGCTCATTCTGAAGCATGCCAAGAATAAGGATATTACCGTGGGGAGACTGCACGACGTGTACAAAACGATCTGCGGCAAGCGTAACATCCAAACCGTCGATCAGAGTGAGTTCATCAATCTCTGCTCGCTCGTGGAAACACGCGGGATTGTGCGGTTGCAGGGCAAAAAGGAACCGCGCATGCACCGGGTGTGTTTGCAGTGGGACGCAGAAGAAATCAATACTGCCCTGAACGACAAACAGCTGATAGCGAGCATCATAAACGACGTATCGTGCTTGGGAAAGTAA